GCAGCGCTGAAGGAAACCCTGGGCCTCTAGCCCCTCCTCCCGCCGGACGCTCTCTCACTTCCTGCGGGATCTGGGCAGACGCTCTCTCACTTCCTGCACGATTTGGGCGGACGCTCTCACTTCCGGCACGATCTGGGCCGACGCTCTCTCACTTCCTGCACGATTTGGGCCGACGCTCTCTCACTTCCTGCACGATTTGGGCCGACGCTCTCTCACTTATCGCAACAAAAGCCGGAACGCTCACTCACCGAGTGAGAGAGCGTTCCGGTGGTTGGGGCCGAGGGTGGTTGGGGCCGCCGGTGATTGGTTCGCCGGCTCGGGCCTCCGGTGGCTAGCGACCGGCCGGTTCAGCGGCCAGCGCTGGCTGGCGCACCTGTGCCGGGGTGAAACGGGCGCCGGCGTCGGGGAATCCCGGAACCTCAATCCGTGCGTGGCTGTGGACTTCGGTGACCGTGTCCCGGATGTGCTGGGCGATCCCGGCCATGGTGGTGACCCACATTCCGTCCATGTCCTTGACGCGGCTGATCAGCTGTTCCAGGGCCACGGCTTTCGAGGGCCGGCCGGAGATGAACGGGTGATTGGTCAGTACAAAGCAACTCCCGGCCGCATGGTGTGCCTCCGCTTCCAGCGTCCACATTTCCAGGACCTTGGCGGGGCTTTCGATGACGCCGCTGCCGGTGACCCCGGGATAGAACGCGTACTGCTCCCAGTCGTCGAGCGCCCAATCCACCGGGATTTCCACCAGGTCCCTGGAATCGCCCTCGCCGACGCTGAAGCGGTACGGTGCATCGCCGTCGAGCAGGCTTGAATCGTAGAGGAAGCCGCGGTCCGCAAGGAGCGCTGGCGAGTGCCAGTTCAGTTCCCACCACGGGGCCCGGTAACCGATCGGCCGGACACCGGCGACCTTGGCCAGCGCTTCCAGCCCGCGGTCGATGTACCGCGCCTCGGTGGCCGCGTCGATGCCCTGCATGGGTTCGTGCAGGTAGCCGTGGTGGGCGATTTCGTGGCCGGCGTCCACAATCCGGCGCACCACGTCGGGGTAGCTTTCAGCCGTGAATCCGGGAATGAAGAACGTGGCCTGGATGTCCTGGCGCTGCAGGATCTGGAGCAGCCGGGGCACTGCAACCTTGGGCCCGTAGGACTGGTGCGTCATGAGCGACATCCGGCGGGTGCTGGTGGGGTCGTGCGCAATGGTGCATGATTCCGCGTCCACATCGAAGGTGAAGGACGCGGCCGCCCGGAACCCTTCGGGCCAGGTGATGGGATGGGCGGAGTCCGGGAAGGCGGGGAATTCCATGGTCCGAATCCTTTCTACAGCGAGACTGCGGTGGTTGACGGGCGGGCTGAAGGTTCCGGGACCGTCGTCTCCGGGACGGTTACCTGGACCGGCTCAGCGGCGCCGCCGGCCAGAAATTTCCGGTGGACCCGGGGGCCAAGAACTGCGTAGCACGCTGCGCTGCTGACGCCGCCGGCGAGCCAGGAGAGGTCCCAGCCGCCCAGTGCCACTGCGATGGGGCCCTGCATTGCGGGAACCAGGCCGTACATGAACAGCCAGGTGGCGAAAATGCCGACCAGGAGGGACACGACGCCCGCCCAGTTGACTCCGGGGAGCCGCTTAGTGCCCACGCCGTCGAACAGCCGTGAGGCCTCGCCGGGCCAGCGCTTCTCGATCCAGAAGAAATGCACCAGCATGACGCCGCCCCAGGCGGCCACCCAGGCCACGAGACCGATCAGCCACGCATCCAGGACGGAGGCGAAGTCCTCCTGGAAGATGAAGAATACGACGGCGATGAGCGAGAAAACGCCGACGAACAGATTGAGCTTGCGGCGGCTGATGGTGATGTCGAGGGCCTGGGTTGCGACTGAGAAGGTGTAGATGTTCAGGATGTTGGTGGCGATGGGTCCGTGCAGGACCATCAGGAGTACCGGAAGCGCGAGGACTCCGAAGTTTTGCACGATGAGTTTTCCGGGGTCGATCTCGCCACTGTTGGTTGCAAGGCTGGCGCCCAGGACTCCGAGCCAGACGACCGGGATGAACTGCCCCAGCACTGAGGCCAGGTAGACCTTGCGCTTCGGCACCTCGGTGCTCACAAAACGGGAGTAGTCAGCGGCGTAGGTGAACCAGGTGATTCCCCAGCCGATGCCGATGGCCGTCATAACGGCGCTCATGGCCGCGATCCGCTCCGAGCCTTCGAGGATGTTGCCGGCGGGTCCGGCGTAGGACCAGTTGATCTTCATGCCGAACCAGGCGACGGCGGACATCACCGCGAGGATGATGATGGTGGGCGGCACGGTCCACTTTTCAAAAGCCGCAATAGCCTTGTAGCCGAACCAGGCGATGGCAACCTGCGCAGCCATGATGGTGGTGGCGACACCGATCTTCCAGGCGTAGTTGTGGGCTGTCGGGTCCACCCAGCCGAGGGTGCCGAAGAGTGCCATGACAAGGTCCAGGATGATCCAGGTGTTGACGGCGCACCAGCCGATGACCAGTAGCGCCTGGATGGCGGCGGGAAGGTAGTTTCCGCGCCGGCCAAATGCCGCGCGGGCCAGCACCATGCCCGTGGCACCTGTCTTCTGGCCCAGCAGTACGAAGCAGCCGAACAGAAGCATGCCGATCAGGTTCCCCAAAACCAGGACGGTAACGGTGTCGGCGAAGCCAAGTCCGAGGTGGATGCCCAGGGCGCCGAGCACCCAGTTGATGGGCGCCAGGTTGGCTCCCGCCCAGATCCAGAACTGTCCGGAAACCTTCCGGGTCCGCTGTGATTCGGGGATGGGCTGAAGCCAGGCTTCAACGTCTTCGCCGGCTGCGGGCACGTGGCCGGCCGGGACTGCAGTGGAGTTGTTTTGCATGTGGGCCTCCGTGGGAGAAAGGGGATACAGCCAGAGTATGTGCCGCAGACCACACGCAACAAGATACGATATGTACATCAAAAGCCCCATTTGCATGACGGAGCGTAATGCCAATAAAGCTCAGTGAGATCCTAAAACATGCCACCCTCACAGCCGCCGATCCCGTGATCCGCGCCGGTGCAGGCGCAGTGGCGGGTACGCAGCTGCGGTGGGTGCACTCCAGTGAAGTCCTGGACATCGCGCCGTTACTTAGCGGCGGCGAGCTGCTTCTTACCGGCGGCGACGCGCTGGTTACTGCCTCGGATGCACGCCGGGCGGAGTACGTCCGGCAGCTCTCGGAGCGCGGGGTTGGTGCGCTGGCGGTGGAAACTGGCCAGCGGCTCGCTTCACTGCCGTCGTCGATGATCCAGGCAGCGGAAACCGCCGGGCTTCCCCTTATCGAATTCCGCAAGGTGGTGCCCTTCGTGGGCATCATGCAGGCGATTAACTCGATGCTCGTCAGTGAATCGGTGGCCCATCTGCGCCGCGCGGATGAGGCCAGCCACGCCATGGCCGTTGAGCTGGCCCACGGGAGCAGCCTGGATCAGATCCTTGCCGTGCTGGCCGGAATCATTGGTGCGACCCTGGAGCTCTCATCCGTGTCCGGTGTAACGCTGGGCAACGCCGGCCCGGGCGGCGCCGATACGCGTCCGGCGGCCGGCGCCGGTACGCATCCGGGGAACGGCACGGCTTCCCAGCCGGCAGAGGGCCTGGAGTCCGGCACCGGCTCCCCGGCAGAGCCCGGAAGCGCGGCAGAGCCCGGAAGCGCGGCAGAGACGGGCATCGGCGGCACGTTGATAAGCATTGATGTGCCGGTCCGTGGCGTGCCCTCCGCGAGGTTGCTCATCAATGTCCCGGCCGACGGCGACGTCAACCTGGCGCGCGTGGCCGGCGGCCGCTGCGTGGACATCCTGTCGCTCGCTCTGCTGCAGCGGATGCCGCCCGGGCTGAAAGAAGTGGCCGGCACGGCGCTGCTGCGGGCCGTCAGTTCCGGCAGCCAGCCCTGGCGGCTTCAGCAGCTCTCCCCCGCCGCCGGGATCCTTCCCTCTGCGACGGTGGTCGCCGTCGTCGTCCGGTCGTCCACCTCACAGCAGCTGCGGGCGGCAATGGACACTATCCTCAAGCGGTCGGCGCAGCAGAGCGCCAGCTATGTGGACAATGCCGAGCTCCTGGCGCTTGCCGCCCTCCCTTTTGACGGGGCGGCGGCCGCGCGGGCCGGGCTCGTGGCAGCACTCAGGGAGCTCCCGGTTGAGGCGGGGACCATGACGGCGGTGGGTCCGCTGGCCGCCGGGATCGAACACGCTCCCTGGTCGTTGTCGGAGGCGAAAAGCGCCCTGGATCTCGCCGTGAACGGCTCACTTCGGTCAGCGGCCCGGCCGGCGTCGGACACGGAAGGAGTGGTGATCGACGTCGAAAATCTGGCGGTGGAGCGCCTGGCGGTGCAGCATCTGGACCAGGGCGCGCGGCAGGATTTCGTCCGCCAGCAGGTGGGGCCCCTGCTGGATCACGACGCGCGGCGCAACTCCCAGCTGCTCGCAACCCTGGCAACCTGGCTGGACTCTGGCTGCAACACCGCGCAGGCTGCCCGCGAACTGCATGTTGAGCGGCAGTCGATGCATCACCGCATGCAGCGGATTTTTGAGTTGTGCGGCGGCGATCCGCGCGGAACCGGCCGGCTCGCTGCGCTGCACCTCGCCACCCGGCTGGCCGCGCTGTAGCGAGTGGCCAACGCGTGAATGGACGCTCTCTCACTTAACGCAGGAAAAACCGGGACGCTCTCTCACTTTCTCCAAGAAAGTGAGAGAGCGTCCCGGCTTAACCGACCGGAAGTGAGAGAGCGTCCCGGCTTAACCGACCGGAAGTGAGAGAGCGTCCTAGCGGAGCACCACTGTCCTGTTGCCGCGCAGGATCACACGGCCCTCGCAATGCCAGCGCACCGCGTTGGAAAGGGCCTTGCACTCGGTGTCGCGTCCGGCGGCCACCAGGTCTTCCGGGCCGTAGGTGTGGTCCACCTCCACCACCTGCTGGGCGATGATGGGTCCCTCGTCCAGCTCGCCGTTGACGTAGTGCGCGGTAGCCCCTACCGTCTTAACGCCGCGGGCGTAGGCCTGGTGGTACGGCTTGGCGCCCTTGAAACTGGGCAGGAACGAGTGGTGGATGTTGATGGCACGGCCGTCCAGCTTGCGGGTGAGGCCGTCGCTAAGGACCTGCATGTAGCGGGCCAGCACCACCAGTTCCACGTCGAACTCGTCCACCAGCTCCAGCAGCCGCGCCTCGGCCTCGGGCTTGGTGGCGGCGGTAACGGGCACGTGGAAGAACGGGATCCCGTGCCATGCCACCAGCGCCTGGTGGTCCGTGTGGTTGGACACCACGGCCACCACGTCCACCGGCAGCTCGCCGATCCTGGCACGGAACAGCAGGTCGTTGAGGCAGTGCCCGAACTTGGACACCATGATCAGCACGCGGCGCTTGGAACCGTGCGGCTCCAACCGCCAGCTCATCCCGAAGCGTTCAGCAACCGGGGCAAAAGCGGCCCGCAGGGTCTCCGCGGTGGAGGCATCGCCGTCGGACGCAAAGTGCACCCGCATGAAGAAGTGCCCTTCGGAGCGTTCGCCGAACTGCTGGTTGTCGATAATGTCGCAGCCGTGTTCCAGCAGGAAGCCGGAGACGGCGTGGACGATGCCCGGCGACTCGTTGCAGTCCAGCGTCAGGACATGTTCCACGGTGGTCGCGGCCGGGCCCGCGAAGGACGGAAGGGAAGAAGTTTCAGTCTCAATGGCAGTCATGGCTCAGCACTCGATCACATTCACGGCGAGGCCCCCGCGGGAGGTCTCCTTGTACTTGGTTTTCATGTCCGCTCCTGTCTCGCGCATGGTTTTAATGGCTTTGTCCAGCGATACCTTGTGGCTGCCGTCCCCGTGCAGGGCAAGGCGGGCGGCGTTGATGGCTTTCACGCTGGCAATGGCGTTCCGTTCGATGCAGGGGATCTGCACCAGGCCGCCCACGGGGTCGCAGGTCAGGCCCAGGTTGTGTTCGATTCCCACCTCAGCCGCGTTTTCCACCTGTTCCGGCGTGCCGCCGAGCACTTCGCACAGTCCGGCGGCCGCCATGGAGCAGGCGGAACCCACTTCGCCCTGGCAGCCCACTTCGGCGCCGGAGATTGAGGCGTTGATCTTGAATAGAATCCCGACGGCGGCCGCCGCCAGCAGGAAGCGGACCACGCCGTCGTCGTCGGCTCCGGGGACAAACTTGACGTAGTAGTGCAGTACGGCCGGCACAATCCCGGCCGCGCCGTTGGTGGGGGCGGTGACGATCCGCCCGCCGGCGGCATTTTCCTCGTTGACTGCCAGCGCGAAGAGGTTCACCCACTCCATGGCCCGGAGCGGATCGGTGACGCCGGTGTCCGCGGTCAGGGTCTTGAACAACGACGGCGCCCGGCGCCTGACGTTCAGCCCGCCGGGAAGGATCCCTTCCGCGGCGCAGCCGTTGTCCACGCATTCGCGCATGACGGCCCAGAGTTTCAGCAGCTCCTCGCGGAGTTCCGCTTCGCTGCGCCATGCCAGCTCGTTGGCGAGCATGACGTCGGAGATGGACATTCCCTCGCGGCGGCAGATCTCCAGGAGTTCGTCGGCCGTGGTGAAAGGGTATGGCAGCGGTGTGTCGTCCGCCACCACTTTGTCTCCGGCGTCGGCATCGCCGTCAACAACGAAACCGCCGCCAATGGAGTAGAAGCTCCGTTCACTGAGCACGGCGCCGGTGTGGTCCAGCGCGCGGAACGTCATGCCGTTGGGGTGGGCAGGCAGGGATTTCCGGCGGTGCAGCACCACGTCCTCGTCCCAGTTGAAGTCCACCCGGTGGTCCCCGCCGATCCGGAGTTCGGCGTCGAGCGCGGCGGCGGCCACCTGGTCGTCCGCGGTGGAGGTGTCCACCGTTTCGGGGTCCAGGCCCTGGAGGCCCAGGACCACGGCTTTGTCGGAGCCGTGGCCCCTGCCGGTGGCGCCGAGCGATCCGAACAGTTCCGCCTGGACCCGTGTGGTGGCGCTCAGGTGGCCGTCACCTTTGAGCCCTTCGGCGAACAGTTTCGCCGCCCGCATCGGGCCGACCGTGTGTGACGACGACGGCCCGATGCCAACGGAGAAGAGGTCCAGGGCGCTCAGCGCCATCAGGGCACCTCGGGGGAGGCGTATTCCCTCATGGCGTCCAGGAGCCACCGGCCCAGGAAGTCCGCGAACGAAGCCCGCGGGAAGAGCCGGAAGCTGTCCTCGCCGGTCTTCAGCAGGATCACCGGGATGTTGCCCACTTCGGTGCTCAGGGCTGTTCCCGGCGTGAAGCTGCGGGGGTGCAGGTCCAAGGCGCAGCCCTTCTCCAGGACTGCCCGTGCACGGGGGCCAGAGAGTTCGAACGTGGTGCGGTTGGCGGAGAGGTCCACCACCTGGCCCGGGGCGTCTCCGAGGGCTGCCGTGAGGGAGCCGATCAGGTGCCCGCCGAGGGAGTCGTGGGCTTCTTCCGGTGCGACCACCAGGAACTCGGACGGGCCGAGCCACAGGACGCTGATGCCGTCCGAGCCGGCCACTTCGCCGCACCGTGCGGGCAGGCCGCCGGCCACGGACGCGATCCGCGAGCCCTGCTCGGAGCGGGGGTCAACGCGGATCCCCGCCATGGTCTGGAACGGGCCTTCCTGGAGGACAACCGTGCCCGTCACGGAGCCGGCGTCCAGCGCTTCGGCCAGGTGGGAGGCCGGGCTGCGGCGGATGTCCCGGAGTCCATTGATGCCTTCGAGTGCTGCTGTGTTAGCCATCTTTGCGGGTCCCTTCAGGGTCAAAAAGTACGGTTTCGGCGACAACGACATCAACCAGCTGGTCACCGGCGGCGGCCACGAGGGTCTCGCCGATGCGGTTGCGGCCGTTCTTGATCAGGGCCAGGCCGAAGGACCGGCCCAGTGCGGCGCTGTGGTAACTCGAGGTCACGAAACCCTGCATCGGGACGGGACCGTAGGCGGGGTTGGTCGGGATGCCCTTTTCCACGAGCTGGGTGCCTTCCGGCAGCCGCAGCGTTCCGTCCACGGGGAGGACGCTGACCAGGTGCTTGCGGTCCTCGCGCTTCGCATCGGCACGGGCGTAGGAGCGCTTGCCGATGAACTCCTTGGCCTTGGAGACAACCCATTCCATCCCGGCATCCTGCGGGGTGACAGTGCCGTCGGTGTCCTGCCCGACGATCGGGTAGCCCTTTTCGGCGCGGAGCACGTGCATGGTTTCGGTGCCGTAGGGGGTGATATTGAATTCGGCCCCGGCGGCCGCAACAGCTTCCCAGGTGTTCAGGCCGTACCAGGACGGCACGTTAATTTCGTAGGCCAGTTCGCCGGAGAACGAGATCCGGCAGATCCGGGCCTGCACGCCGGAGGCGAGGGTGGTTTCGCGGAAGGTCATGAACGGGAAGGCTTCCGCCTCCAGGCCGCCGCCGGCGGCGAGTTCGGGTGCCACCTTCGCGAGGACCGCGCGGGATTTGGGCCCGACGACGGCAATGGTGCTCCACTGTTCGGTCACCGAGGTGCAGTGCACGTCCAGCTCAGGCCATTCGGTCTGTAGCCATTCCTCCAGCCAGTCCAGCACCTTCGCGGCACCGCCGGTGGTGGTGGTCATGAAGAACCGGTCCTCGTCGAGGCGCAGGGTCACGCCGTCGTCGAAAATCATGCCGTCCGCCATGCACATCACGCCGTAGCGGGCGGAACCCGGGGCGAGCTTCTTGAACGCGTTGGTGTAGATCCGGTTGAGGAACTCACCGGCGTCCTTGCCACGGATTTCGATCTTGCCGAGCGTGGTGGCGTCCATGAAGCCCACGGATTCGCGGACGGCGGCGCACTCGCGCAGCACGGCGGTGTCCATGTCCTCCCCGTCCTGCGGGTAGTACCAGGGGCGCTTCCACTGCCCCACGTCCTCGAACAGCGCACCCTTGGCCACGTGCCACGGGTGGATCGACGTAACACGGGCGGGGTCGAACAGTTCGCCGCGCTGGCGTCCGGCAAGTGCCGCAAACGCCACCGGGGTAAACGGTGCCCGGTACGTGGTGGTGCCGATGTCGCCGATGCCCCGGGACGCTTCGCCGGCGGTGCGGAGAGCCGCGGCGATCACGCCGATGGCGTTGACGCCGGAAGTCTTGCCCTGGTCGTTGGCGGTGCTGATCGAGGTGTAGCGCTTGATGTGCTCCACGGACCGCATGCCGGCGCCGGTGGACCGCAGCACGTCAGCCACGGACTGGTCGCGCTGGAAGTCCACGAAGTGGTGGTGCCAGTCGTCCGGGGTACCGGCCTGGCCGGGCACCAGCCACAGCTGGCGGGTCGGGGCGGATGCCTTCGGCTCGCCGATGACAGAAGGTTCGACGGCGGCACTGAAGCCGGCGGCGATGGCCGCCGAAGCTCCGGCGGAGATGCCTTCGGCGAGGCAGTCGGCGAGTTCGAAGCTGCCGCGGCCGGAGCCGATGGTCTGCTGGTTCGGGACCACGGTGCTCGGTACGAACGCCGCCAGGTCCTCGTCCCAGCGCAGCTTTCCCTGCCGCTGCGAGTGGAGGTGCACCAGCGGGCTCCAGCCGCCGGAGACTGCCAGCAGGTCGCAGGCGATCTCTTCGATGCCGGAGGTGAGTTCGCCGTCGTCGTTGATACTGCGGACGGTGACGCTGTCCAGCCGGCCGTCTGCGGCGCCTTCTCCTGAGGCGGAGGTGTTGGCCACGGCGCTGCCGATCAGCACGCGGGTGCCGGACTCGACGGCGGCGGCTGCCACTTCCGTAAGGCGGGGACGGGCGTCGACGACGGCCGCCACCTTGACGCCGGCGGCGCGCAGGTCCGAGGCCAGTGCGTAGGCGCTGTCGTTGGTGGTGCTGATGACGACGCGCTGCCCGGCGGCCACGGCGTAGCGGTTGAGGTAGCTGCGGACGGCCGAGGCGAGCATGATGCCCGGGCGGTCGTTGTTCTCGAAGACCAGCGGGCGCTCGTGGGCGCCGGGAGCAACCACCACCTGCTTGGCACGGATGTGCCAAATCCGCTGCCGGGACACGCCGGGGGCGGCCGGGCTGGAGAGGTGGTCGGTGCGGTTCTGGACGGCGACGATGTAGTTGGCGTCGTAGGCGCCGAAGGCCGTGGTGCGGTTCAGGACGGTGCATTCGGCTGCGGAGACGAGCTCGGCTTCCACATCAGCCACCCATTCCAGGGACGGCTTGCCTTCGATGGCCTCGGCCAGGTCAGGTGCGGTGGATCCGGACAGGAGCGTGCCGCCCAGTTCGGGCTGGTCGTCCAGCAGCATCACCCGGGCGCCGGTGCGCACGGCCTCGCGGGCCGCGGCCAGGCCGGCGGGGCCGCCGCCGATCACCAGGACGTCCGTGTGCACGAACTTCTTGTCGTACTCGGCGCGGTCCTCCTCGGGGTCAAGCCGGCCCAGGCCGTTGAGCAGGTCTGCCTTCAGGCCGTCCACCAGGGTGACGGTGGTGGCGGGGAGCATGGACTCTGCCACGTGGCCCGGGAACCGTGCTTCGACCCGGACCAGCGCGTTGGATTCCTCCACGCCGGCGGACATGATGCCGCGGGGGCGGTCCTCGTACAGCGAGTTGCCGGCGGCGATCCGGCCATTGGCGAGCAGGGCCGAGGCGAGCGTGTCGCCGGGGTGGCCGGTGAATTCCTCGCCGTCCACGGTGAAACGCCAGGAGATGCTGCGGTCGATGCGTCCGCCGGCGGCGAGGCGGGCGTTCTGGGAAGTCACTTGGTTGCTCCTTCCGGGGCGGTGGTGCTTGAGGCTGTCGTGCTTGAGGCTGAACCGGCCGGTGCGATGCTGGTTGCAGAGGTGCTGGGCGCGCTGGTGCCGGTGGTGGTGCTGTCAGCGGCGGTGCTTGCAGTGCCGGATTCGGCCGCGGCCGCGACGGACACGTCCGGCCGGGGTGAACCCATCGGGTAGACGGCCTGGATGTCGTACGTGACGGTGTCGCGGAGCATGTTGAACCACTGGCGGCAACCGGTGCTGTGGAGCCAGCGCTCGGCGAAGGCGCCCTTGGTGTTGTCGCGGTAGAACAGGAACTCGGCCCATTCGCGGTCGTTCATGTCGTTCGGGTTTTCCGGGTACGGCACGTGGGCCTGGCCGCCGTAGTGGAACTCGGTCTCGTCGCGCGAGCCGCAGTTGGGGCATGAGATAAGCAGCATGTGCGTCTTCTTTCTATGGGACGGCGGCTAGTGGGCTACTGCGGCTGCGCCGTGCTCGTCGATCAGGGCGCCGGTTTCGAAGCGTTCCAGCGCAAACGGCTTGTTCAGCTTGTGCGGGGTGCCCGTGGCGATGGTGTGCGCGAACGTGAGTCCGGCAGCCGGGGTGGCCTTGAAGCCGCCGGTGCCCCAGCCACAGTTCACGAACATGTTCTCCACCGGGGTGGTGCCCACGATCGGCGAGGCATCCAGCGTGGTGTCCACGATCCCGCCCCAGGTCCGGAGCACATGTGCCCGCGCAAAGATGGGGAACAGTTCAACGGCGGCGGCCATCTGGTTCTCAATTACGTGGAAGGACCCGCGCTGGCCGTAGCCGTTGTAGGAGTCGACGCCGGCGCCCATGACCAGTTCGCCCTTGTGGGCCTGGGAAACATAGACGTGCACGTGGTTGGACATCACCACGGTGGGGTGGACCGGTTCGTGCAGCTCGGAGACCAGGGCCTGGAGCGGGTGGGACTGGATGGGGAGCCGGAAGCCGGCCATTTCCGCAAGGACCGAGCTGTGGCCGGCAGCGCACAGGCCCACCTTTTCGGTGTTGATGGTGCCGCGGTTGGTCTTGACGCCCACCACGCGGTCGCCGTCCTTGAGGAAGCCGGTGACTTCGCAGTTCTGGATGATGTCCACGCCCAGTTCGTCGCACTTGCGGGCGAAGGCCCAGGCCACGTGGTCGTGCTTGGCGATGCCGGCACGCGGCTGGTAGGTGGCGCCCATGACCGGGTAGCGGATGTTGTCGCTGATGTTCAGGATCGGGCAGAGCTCCTTGACCTGGTCCGGTTCCAGCCACTCAGCGTCCACGCCGTTGAGCTTGTTCGCGCCCACGCGGCGGATGCTTTCGCGGACGTCGCCCAGGGTGTGGGCGAGGTTCATGACGCCTCGCTGGCTGAAGAGGAAGTCGTATTCGAGCTCTTCCGGCAGGATTTCCCAGAGCTTGAGGGCGTGCTCGTAGATGGCAGCGCTCTCGTCCCAGAGGTAGTTGGACCGGATGATGGTGGTGTTGCGTGCCATGTTGCCGCCGGCCAGCCAGCCCTTTTCCAGAACGGCGATGTTGGTCATGCCATGGTTCTTGGCCAGGAAGTAGGCGGTGGCCAGGCCGTGCCCGCCACCGCCCACAATCACGGCGCCGTAGGAGGACTTGGGCTCCGGGTTGCGCCAGAGGAAATCCGGGTGCTCGGGGAGCTGTTGGGTGCTCACTGGGCTGCTCCAATCATGTCTGTTTCAAAGGCGGCGATTTCATCGCCACTGTCCTGGGAAAGATGCGGGTAGAGGGGGAATTGTTCGGCGAGGGCGGTCACCCGGGCGCGAAGTTCGACGACGGCGCTGTCACTCAGGGACGTTGCCCCGGTGGCGCCGTTGGCAGCCGCGGCAATCAGCGCCGTCGCGATGATGTCCGCGACCTCAGTGAATTCCACGGCGCCGAAGCCGCGGGTGGCCAGGGCGGGCGTTCCGATCCTGAGGCCCGAGGAAACCATCGGCGGGCGGGGGTCGAACGGTACGGCGTTGCGGTTGACCGTGATGCCGATCCGGTGCAGGGCGTCTTCGGCCTGCTGCCCGTCTAGTTCGGAGTTGCGGAGGTCCACGAGGACCAGGTGCACATCGGTGCCGCCGTTGACTACGGAGATGCCAGCCGCGGCGACGTCGTCACGGAGGAGCCGTTCCGCCAGCAGCTTGGATCCCTGCAGGACGCGCTCCTGGCGTTCCTTGAATTCGGGGGTGCCGGCCAGCTTGAAGGCGACGGCCTTGGCGGCGATGACGTGCTCCAGCGGTCCGCCCTGCTGGCCCGGGAACACGGCGGAGTTGATCTTGCGGGCGTATTCCTCCTTGGCCAGGATGACGCCGCCGCGCGGACCGCCGAGGGTCTTGTGCGTGGTGGTGGTGACGACATCGGCGTACGGCACCGGGTTGGGGTGCAGCCCTGCGGCCACCAGGCCGGCAAAGTGCGCCATATCCACCATCAGGTACGCGTCCACGAGATCGGCGATGCGGCGGAATTCGGCGAAGTCCAACTGGCGGGAGTAGGCGGACCAGCCGGCGACGATCAGCCGCGGACGGTGCTCCAGGGCCAGCGCTTCGACCTCGGCCATATCGATCCGGAGGTCCGATTCACGCACGTGGTACGGGACCACGTTGTAGAGCTTGCCGGAAAAGTTGATCCGCATGCCGTGGGTCAGGTGGCCGCCGTGGGCCAGGTCCAGGCCCATGATGGTGTCGCCCGGGTTCAGCAGCGCGAACATGGCAGCAGCGTTGGCCTGGGCGCCGGAGTGCGGCTGGACGTTCGCGAACTCGGCGCCGAAGAGTGCCTTCACCCGGTCGATGGCCAGCTGTTCGATCACATCAACGTGCTCGCAGCCGCCGTAGTAGCGCTTGCCGGGGTAGCCCTCGGCGTACTTGTTGGTCAGTACCGAGCCCTGTGCCTCCATGACTGCGGACGGGGCGAAATTCTCCGAGGCGATCATTTCCAGCGTCGACTGCTGGCGGCCCAGCTCATTGGCGATGGCCTGCTGGACCTCGGGATCGACTGCGGAAAGTCGCTCGTTCAACTGCTCAACCACGGATGCTCCTTTGAAATACCACTATTGCTATGACTGATATATCAGTGTGAGGTCAATGGTATGATTGGGATCACATGAGAGTCAATAGCCGGTGGCAAAGTGGCACTGAGCTTCCGGTTGGAACCGC
Above is a window of Arthrobacter sp. FB24 DNA encoding:
- a CDS encoding sarcosine oxidase subunit beta family protein, whose amino-acid sequence is MSTQQLPEHPDFLWRNPEPKSSYGAVIVGGGGHGLATAYFLAKNHGMTNIAVLEKGWLAGGNMARNTTIIRSNYLWDESAAIYEHALKLWEILPEELEYDFLFSQRGVMNLAHTLGDVRESIRRVGANKLNGVDAEWLEPDQVKELCPILNISDNIRYPVMGATYQPRAGIAKHDHVAWAFARKCDELGVDIIQNCEVTGFLKDGDRVVGVKTNRGTINTEKVGLCAAGHSSVLAEMAGFRLPIQSHPLQALVSELHEPVHPTVVMSNHVHVYVSQAHKGELVMGAGVDSYNGYGQRGSFHVIENQMAAAVELFPIFARAHVLRTWGGIVDTTLDASPIVGTTPVENMFVNCGWGTGGFKATPAAGLTFAHTIATGTPHKLNKPFALERFETGALIDEHGAAAVAH
- the glyA gene encoding serine hydroxymethyltransferase; the encoded protein is MVEQLNERLSAVDPEVQQAIANELGRQQSTLEMIASENFAPSAVMEAQGSVLTNKYAEGYPGKRYYGGCEHVDVIEQLAIDRVKALFGAEFANVQPHSGAQANAAAMFALLNPGDTIMGLDLAHGGHLTHGMRINFSGKLYNVVPYHVRESDLRIDMAEVEALALEHRPRLIVAGWSAYSRQLDFAEFRRIADLVDAYLMVDMAHFAGLVAAGLHPNPVPYADVVTTTTHKTLGGPRGGVILAKEEYARKINSAVFPGQQGGPLEHVIAAKAVAFKLAGTPEFKERQERVLQGSKLLAERLLRDDVAAAGISVVNGGTDVHLVLVDLRNSELDGQQAEDALHRIGITVNRNAVPFDPRPPMVSSGLRIGTPALATRGFGAVEFTEVADIIATALIAAAANGATGATSLSDSAVVELRARVTALAEQFPLYPHLSQDSGDEIAAFETDMIGAAQ